A stretch of Desulfobacter hydrogenophilus DNA encodes these proteins:
- a CDS encoding universal stress protein, with protein sequence MTDMKTIMACIDLSDYSPMTLGYTLNMAEQGDLNVTICSVVPLSEATPVFMTGTIYHCREDTTEYLDELKKNRKAQINELIKERFPQFVNKTDIRISIGPPADEILSMVEKIGPDLIVMANKGRSNLSNFMFGSSAEYVFRYCTTPLLSVRDKHIFKRTDSGKAIPEAEKIRTVMAAVDFSPWSPAVLAKAGWLAKISGAKLHAFNCISTKEISWVKSHYIPENTFAIEQFLPQEKQRRHDLLVEQIKAAGLNSIDGLNISIDSGVPYEQILSASQEIGADILVLGPRGRSRSARFTLGSTIEKIFRHSPVPVLRLGPEIIH encoded by the coding sequence ATGACTGACATGAAAACCATTATGGCCTGCATTGACCTGTCCGATTATTCACCCATGACCCTGGGTTATACCCTAAATATGGCAGAACAGGGGGATCTCAATGTCACCATTTGTTCCGTTGTTCCCCTAAGTGAGGCCACCCCGGTGTTCATGACAGGGACAATATACCACTGCAGGGAAGATACAACGGAATATTTGGACGAACTCAAAAAGAACCGGAAAGCCCAAATTAATGAACTGATCAAGGAACGATTCCCGCAGTTTGTCAACAAAACGGACATCCGCATTTCAATAGGACCGCCGGCAGATGAAATTCTTAGCATGGTTGAAAAGATAGGCCCGGACCTTATTGTCATGGCAAATAAAGGTCGCTCCAACCTGTCCAATTTCATGTTCGGCAGTTCTGCTGAATATGTGTTCCGTTACTGCACAACCCCGTTGCTCAGTGTAAGGGACAAACATATTTTCAAACGCACGGACTCAGGTAAGGCTATCCCTGAAGCCGAAAAAATCCGCACCGTTATGGCGGCTGTGGATTTTTCTCCCTGGTCCCCGGCGGTCCTGGCCAAAGCTGGGTGGCTGGCTAAAATCAGTGGGGCAAAACTGCATGCATTCAACTGCATCAGCACCAAGGAGATTTCCTGGGTAAAGTCCCACTATATTCCTGAAAATACGTTTGCTATAGAACAATTTTTGCCACAGGAAAAACAGCGACGGCATGATCTTCTGGTCGAGCAGATAAAGGCGGCCGGGCTTAACAGCATTGATGGGCTCAATATTTCCATTGATTCGGGTGTACCTTACGAACAGATTCTTTCGGCCTCACAGGAGATTGGCGCAGATATTCTGGTGCTGGGCCCCAGAGGGCGCAGCCGTTCGGCCAGATTCACCCTGGGCAGCACCATAGAAAAAATCTTTCGTCACAGCCCGGTGCCTGTGCTTCGCTTAGGCCCGGAGATCATCCATTAA
- a CDS encoding response regulator, whose product MKLLFVDDEKAFLDTLIKRLEKREFKADAVYDGQSAINFLSEHTNTDVVVLDVKMPGMDGLETLQVIKNENPLVEVIMLTGHATVQNAIEGMKRGAFDYLMKPCNLEELIAKIEEAATKKFKHEEKIMEARAKEITGRMV is encoded by the coding sequence ATGAAACTTTTATTTGTCGATGATGAGAAAGCCTTTCTGGACACCTTGATCAAACGGCTTGAAAAACGCGAATTCAAAGCAGACGCCGTTTATGACGGACAGTCAGCCATAAACTTTCTGTCTGAACACACGAACACGGATGTGGTGGTCCTTGACGTGAAGATGCCCGGCATGGACGGTCTTGAAACACTCCAAGTCATTAAAAACGAAAATCCGCTGGTGGAAGTAATCATGCTCACTGGTCATGCCACAGTGCAAAATGCCATTGAAGGGATGAAACGCGGTGCATTCGACTATTTGATGAAGCCCTGTAATCTCGAAGAGCTTATCGCCAAGATTGAAGAGGCGGCAACTAAAAAATTTAAGCATGAGGAGAAGATCATGGAGGCCAGGGCCAAGGAAATCACAGGCCGCATGGTTTAG
- a CDS encoding response regulator, with product MKKTPIPPTRLLIVDDEQGFVDVLTNRLNRRGIDVFKAYSGAQALQALRQNIFDVMVLDLKMEDMDGIEVLKIVRKMAPDLPVIFLTGHGSKTAAEDGMTIGAFDYLTKPCELKELMEKISLARQAKNKQNGETNK from the coding sequence ATGAAAAAGACACCCATACCCCCTACCCGCCTGCTGATCGTGGATGATGAACAGGGCTTTGTGGATGTGCTGACCAACCGGCTGAACCGCCGGGGGATAGACGTCTTCAAGGCGTATTCCGGTGCCCAGGCCCTGCAGGCCCTGCGCCAAAACATCTTTGATGTCATGGTTCTGGACCTGAAAATGGAGGACATGGACGGCATTGAGGTGTTGAAAATTGTCAGGAAAATGGCCCCGGATTTGCCGGTGATCTTTCTGACCGGACACGGTTCAAAAACAGCTGCAGAGGACGGTATGACCATAGGCGCATTTGATTACCTGACAAAACCCTGCGAACTTAAAGAATTAATGGAAAAAATCAGCCTGGCACGGCAAGCCAAAAACAAACAGAACGGAGAAACAAACAAATGA
- a CDS encoding YIP1 family protein — protein MNKPGTLSALKFYSQGVIRLLIEPVLFFTDLPGVHTTGRALGFTALCAGFYAGAGLLTGPGPQSPVVMALIYFINAAGMVLISSITGFCTMVMISGKKQGFSLVFGLYAYASGITMLISWLPFMLWFTEPWKYWLVYTGFRQSCNLSKTRAITVLLISVPVQWCLIYSAITAVSGRV, from the coding sequence ATGAATAAACCAGGGACACTTTCGGCATTGAAATTTTACAGCCAGGGGGTGATCCGGCTGCTCATCGAACCGGTCCTGTTTTTTACAGACCTGCCTGGGGTCCATACCACGGGTAGAGCCCTGGGGTTTACAGCCCTGTGTGCCGGGTTTTATGCCGGTGCAGGACTGCTTACCGGCCCTGGCCCCCAATCCCCGGTGGTCATGGCATTGATCTATTTTATCAATGCGGCAGGCATGGTGCTCATCAGTTCCATCACGGGCTTTTGCACCATGGTGATGATCAGCGGCAAAAAGCAGGGCTTTTCCCTGGTGTTCGGCCTTTACGCCTATGCGTCGGGGATAACCATGCTCATCTCATGGCTTCCCTTCATGCTCTGGTTCACGGAGCCGTGGAAATACTGGTTGGTTTATACAGGATTTCGACAAAGCTGCAATCTATCCAAAACCCGGGCAATTACAGTCCTTTTGATATCTGTGCCTGTCCAATGGTGCCTGATTTATTCGGCCATAACAGCAGTCTCCGGCCGTGTGTAA
- a CDS encoding GNAT family N-acetyltransferase — translation MGTQNLSRIFNPGSIAVIGAGDGQHRVGHTLIRNLIEGEFKGAVYPVNPDHAQIVNMPASKNILDIQGIVDLAVVVAPIDQVPQIIESCAGKGVAGAVVISGGGRETGDQGSRIEQQIKAAAGQSGMRIIGPNCIGIAHPPLNLNASHMPGTPAKGRVAFLSQSGSVCTSVMKLAEKENIGFSHIVGLGSMLDVDFADMIDYLGQQREVDSIIMYMENMTRIRNFMSAARAVSRIRPIICLKSGRSEAGARAASFHTGALAGEDAVYDIAFERAGILRVDTFEQLFDFTRILARQQRPTGRRLAIVTNAGGPGVMAVDALSSFGLEPAVLSVQTIEELGTSLKKTWSNTNPVDVQANASCAQIARAVTIAAQAPEVDGILMIHSPVDHFAPADLAQILASQVSYLPCPVFTVWLGGASMDKARQILNEKEVLTYDTPEKAVRAFAGLYRHNHNIDMLNEIPIRRNIKLKINHERAGSIIESHLKNDKFMLNETDVQTVLDAYGIPVSRAEPAGNRPPAPDYELYIGAKLDAQFGPVIKFGMGGAMSEILQDIALTLPPLNSALAARTIQATKIAKALKGHGQFKAVDQSSVETLLIRLSRLVTDFPQICELEINPVAVTDGQLMGFNASIHLAPPPAVAPDHLVISPYPAWQEQLYTTQESEQVLIRPIKPEDADPVMDFFENLSKQTIYLRFFTPLKQLSKRMLIQLTQIDYDREIALVAWFPAHNGKKIIGTARIIFTANGTEGEFAIMLADSWQGKGIGAALLKSCLVFSKRYGLKRVFGVVLRENRQMLRLADKLGFKKVGTPASGEIEIIIDIEKLDLYTL, via the coding sequence GTGGGCACACAAAATTTATCCAGAATATTCAATCCCGGGTCCATTGCCGTGATCGGTGCCGGTGACGGACAGCATCGGGTGGGTCATACCCTGATACGCAACCTCATTGAGGGTGAATTCAAGGGCGCTGTCTATCCTGTCAATCCGGATCATGCCCAAATTGTGAATATGCCTGCTTCAAAAAATATCCTTGATATTCAGGGTATTGTGGACCTGGCTGTGGTGGTTGCCCCCATCGACCAAGTTCCCCAGATCATTGAATCGTGCGCCGGTAAAGGGGTCGCAGGAGCCGTGGTCATCAGTGGCGGGGGACGGGAAACGGGTGATCAGGGTTCCCGGATCGAACAGCAGATCAAGGCCGCTGCCGGGCAAAGCGGCATGCGCATCATCGGCCCAAACTGCATCGGCATTGCCCATCCACCGTTGAACCTGAATGCATCCCATATGCCGGGCACGCCGGCCAAGGGACGCGTTGCCTTCTTGTCCCAGTCCGGATCTGTGTGCACGTCGGTCATGAAGCTGGCTGAAAAAGAAAATATAGGGTTCAGCCATATCGTCGGTTTAGGATCCATGTTGGACGTTGATTTTGCGGACATGATTGATTATTTAGGCCAGCAGCGGGAGGTGGACAGCATCATCATGTACATGGAAAACATGACCCGAATCCGAAATTTTATGAGCGCAGCCCGGGCAGTCTCCCGGATCAGGCCGATTATCTGCCTGAAATCCGGCCGGTCGGAAGCAGGTGCCCGGGCCGCTTCTTTTCATACAGGCGCACTGGCCGGAGAAGATGCGGTCTATGACATTGCCTTTGAACGGGCAGGCATCCTGCGGGTGGACACGTTTGAACAATTGTTTGACTTTACCCGGATTCTGGCAAGACAGCAGCGCCCCACAGGCAGACGATTGGCCATTGTCACCAATGCCGGCGGTCCGGGTGTCATGGCGGTGGACGCCCTTTCATCCTTTGGTCTTGAACCTGCCGTGCTAAGCGTTCAAACCATTGAAGAGCTGGGGACCTCCCTTAAAAAAACATGGAGCAACACCAATCCCGTGGATGTGCAGGCAAATGCCTCCTGTGCCCAGATTGCCCGGGCCGTTACCATTGCAGCCCAGGCACCGGAGGTGGACGGCATCCTCATGATCCATTCTCCCGTGGATCACTTTGCCCCGGCTGACCTTGCCCAAATCCTGGCAAGCCAGGTCTCTTACCTGCCCTGCCCTGTGTTTACGGTCTGGCTGGGCGGCGCAAGCATGGACAAAGCCCGGCAAATTCTCAATGAAAAAGAGGTGCTGACCTATGACACCCCGGAAAAAGCGGTCAGAGCATTTGCAGGCTTGTACAGGCACAACCACAATATTGACATGCTCAACGAAATACCGATCAGACGAAACATCAAGTTAAAAATCAACCACGAGCGGGCCGGATCAATTATTGAATCCCATCTGAAAAACGACAAATTTATGTTAAATGAAACTGATGTTCAAACGGTTCTGGACGCCTACGGCATACCCGTAAGCCGGGCAGAACCAGCCGGAAATAGACCACCTGCACCGGACTATGAACTTTATATCGGTGCCAAACTTGATGCCCAGTTTGGTCCGGTCATTAAATTCGGCATGGGTGGTGCGATGTCTGAAATTCTTCAGGACATCGCACTGACCCTGCCGCCGTTAAATTCAGCCCTGGCTGCCCGAACCATCCAAGCAACAAAGATAGCCAAGGCCTTAAAAGGTCACGGTCAATTCAAAGCCGTGGACCAAAGTTCTGTGGAAACTCTTTTAATACGCTTAAGCCGACTGGTCACCGATTTTCCCCAGATCTGCGAACTGGAAATCAATCCTGTGGCGGTCACTGATGGACAACTGATGGGGTTTAACGCCAGCATCCACCTGGCCCCACCCCCGGCAGTTGCGCCTGATCACCTTGTTATAAGCCCATACCCGGCCTGGCAGGAACAACTGTATACCACCCAGGAGAGTGAGCAAGTGCTGATCCGTCCGATTAAGCCCGAAGATGCAGACCCCGTGATGGACTTTTTTGAAAACCTGTCGAAGCAGACCATATATTTACGTTTTTTTACACCTCTCAAACAATTGTCCAAACGCATGCTGATCCAGCTGACCCAGATTGACTATGACCGGGAAATTGCCCTGGTGGCTTGGTTTCCGGCCCACAACGGAAAAAAGATTATCGGCACCGCCAGAATCATATTCACCGCCAACGGCACGGAGGGCGAGTTTGCCATTATGCTGGCCGATTCCTGGCAGGGCAAGGGGATCGGAGCGGCGCTTTTAAAGTCCTGCCTGGTGTTTTCCAAACGATACGGCCTGAAACGTGTCTTTGGTGTGGTCCTGCGTGAAAACAGACAGATGCTTCGCCTTGCCGACAAACTGGGATTTAAAAAAGTCGGAACGCCTGCCTCAGGTGAAATTGAAATCATTATTGACATCGAAAAGCTGGATCTTTACACGCTGTAA
- a CDS encoding response regulator yields the protein MKQPIKVLMVDDEKRFRETTRKILERNGFQTILAENGTEALKCLDQSPDVAILDIRMPGMDGHEVLEKIIKLKPDLPVIMLTGHGDKDSAEQSLVLGAFDYLSKPCDIDLLSDKIREACRSKQQTGKVEEDPVGLAMIPLSAYTTIAEDATIAESIQELKASFVTLPTSDLIMETGHRSILVMDKNKQIQGILTIRDLLERILPGYLTSTKPATADSIQYSPMFWQGMFTSAVKQIGSLTISELMSPIPISIDAESTLMEAAWIMVDQNQRRLIVTENGKPTGVIREQDLFFQMGKHLIPPRIRSN from the coding sequence ATGAAACAACCCATAAAGGTCTTAATGGTTGATGATGAAAAACGGTTCAGGGAAACGACACGCAAAATTCTGGAGCGTAATGGTTTTCAAACCATTCTTGCGGAGAACGGCACCGAAGCCTTGAAATGTCTGGACCAGTCGCCGGATGTGGCCATTCTGGACATCCGCATGCCCGGCATGGACGGGCACGAGGTCCTTGAAAAAATAATTAAATTAAAACCTGATTTGCCCGTAATTATGCTCACGGGCCACGGAGATAAGGATTCGGCAGAACAGTCCCTGGTACTAGGTGCTTTTGACTACCTGTCAAAGCCTTGTGACATTGACCTTTTGTCAGATAAGATCCGGGAAGCCTGCCGGAGTAAACAACAGACGGGGAAAGTGGAAGAGGACCCAGTGGGTTTAGCGATGATCCCATTAAGTGCGTATACCACCATTGCCGAGGATGCCACCATTGCCGAATCCATCCAGGAACTTAAAGCCTCCTTTGTAACGCTTCCGACATCGGACCTGATCATGGAAACCGGACACCGGTCTATACTGGTCATGGACAAAAATAAGCAGATCCAAGGCATTCTCACCATCCGTGACCTTTTAGAACGGATTCTGCCGGGCTACCTGACCTCAACTAAGCCGGCCACGGCAGATTCCATCCAATACTCCCCCATGTTCTGGCAGGGGATGTTCACAAGCGCCGTAAAACAGATCGGCTCCTTGACCATCAGTGAACTTATGTCCCCGATACCCATATCCATTGATGCGGAATCCACTCTGATGGAAGCGGCCTGGATCATGGTGGACCAAAATCAGCGCCGTCTGATTGTCACCGAGAACGGCAAACCCACAGGGGTGATCAGAGAGCAGGACTTATTTTTTCAAATGGGAAAACACCTGATCCCCCCAAGAATAAGGAGTAATTGA
- a CDS encoding sensor histidine kinase, with amino-acid sequence MHKPIADRKEFYQVLTRNIRIRILLVSIIPMMLTLGILCWRFHLAYSEKISAHIGELVLKHTQNIDTFLKEKLGNIRYLSRQLSVTEPEMAQQFLTSQLSELKDEYGDVFTDLGLVDSEGIQVAYEGPFRLVNADYSEATWFLKAIDSPYYISDVFAGLRGHPHFILAVKLSAQGRTYILRSTINFTTFNSLVENVQIGRTGTAFIVNAQGQLQTHPRPRSGTIEIVPSFIADPTIFKDKQSLILKHENDQGNTYLYALALFKTVDWRMVFRQDTGDALRNMWKAEVLTLIIFLLGCTAIVSVSFTLSKNLVKRIAMTDQKNEAMNQQVVESGKLATIGELAAGIAHEINNPVAIMVEEAGWMSDLLEEETGMTPDNRSEFHRAIEQIATQGRRCKDITHKLLSFARKSDATEADIDINDTIREIVELTAQMARYNNVTISTRLAPDLPFIRFSPSELQQVILNLTNNAIDAMGKDGGTVEIITDINTQDNNMIEIKVDDNGPGIPAQYLDRVFDPFFTTKAVGKGTGLGLSICYGIIQKMGGTIEVESHMGQGTCFLIRLPLNARKTANPSTSNNTSNNL; translated from the coding sequence ATGCACAAACCTATCGCTGACAGAAAAGAATTTTATCAAGTACTGACCCGGAATATCAGAATCCGTATCTTGCTGGTTTCCATTATCCCCATGATGTTGACCCTAGGCATTTTGTGCTGGCGGTTTCACCTTGCTTATTCTGAAAAAATCAGCGCCCATATCGGCGAACTGGTGCTCAAGCACACCCAGAACATCGATACATTTCTCAAAGAAAAGCTGGGGAATATCCGCTACCTGTCCCGGCAGTTATCCGTAACCGAGCCGGAGATGGCCCAGCAATTTCTGACATCACAGCTATCTGAACTTAAAGATGAATACGGAGATGTGTTTACGGATCTGGGCCTTGTGGATTCAGAGGGTATCCAGGTTGCTTATGAAGGCCCCTTCCGCCTTGTCAATGCCGATTACAGCGAGGCAACCTGGTTTTTAAAGGCCATTGACAGCCCCTATTATATTTCCGATGTATTTGCAGGGCTTCGCGGCCATCCCCATTTTATTCTGGCAGTCAAGCTGTCCGCCCAGGGCCGCACATATATCTTAAGATCCACCATTAATTTTACAACCTTTAACAGTCTGGTGGAAAACGTCCAGATCGGCAGGACAGGTACGGCATTCATTGTCAATGCCCAGGGACAGCTGCAAACCCATCCTCGCCCCCGCTCGGGAACCATAGAAATTGTCCCTTCATTTATCGCAGATCCCACCATCTTCAAAGACAAACAGTCACTGATACTCAAGCATGAGAACGATCAAGGAAATACCTATCTGTATGCCCTGGCTCTGTTTAAAACAGTGGACTGGCGTATGGTATTTCGTCAGGATACCGGGGATGCATTAAGGAATATGTGGAAGGCCGAAGTGCTCACGCTTATCATCTTCCTGCTGGGCTGCACAGCCATAGTGTCAGTTTCTTTTACACTCTCCAAAAACCTTGTCAAACGCATCGCAATGACAGACCAAAAAAATGAAGCCATGAACCAGCAGGTGGTGGAAAGTGGCAAACTTGCCACCATTGGCGAACTTGCTGCAGGCATTGCCCATGAAATCAATAACCCTGTGGCCATCATGGTGGAAGAGGCCGGATGGATGAGCGATCTTCTTGAAGAGGAAACCGGGATGACCCCGGACAATAGGAGTGAGTTTCATAGGGCCATTGAACAGATCGCAACCCAGGGCCGGCGCTGCAAGGATATTACCCACAAATTGTTAAGTTTTGCCCGGAAAAGCGATGCCACAGAGGCAGATATTGACATCAATGACACCATCCGGGAAATCGTGGAGCTCACCGCCCAGATGGCTCGGTATAACAACGTCACCATCTCCACCCGGCTTGCCCCTGACCTGCCCTTTATCCGATTTTCCCCTTCTGAACTGCAACAGGTCATTTTAAACCTGACCAACAACGCCATTGATGCCATGGGCAAAGACGGCGGCACCGTGGAAATTATAACCGACATCAATACCCAAGACAATAATATGATTGAAATTAAGGTGGATGACAATGGACCAGGTATTCCGGCCCAATATCTGGACCGGGTTTTTGATCCCTTCTTCACCACCAAGGCCGTGGGAAAAGGCACAGGATTAGGCCTTTCCATCTGTTACGGCATTATTCAGAAAATGGGCGGAACAATTGAAGTGGAAAGCCATATGGGACAGGGGACCTGTTTCTTAATCCGATTGCCCCTAAATGCCCGCAAGACAGCCAACCCGTCAACAAGCAATAATACAAGCAATAACCTTTAA
- a CDS encoding universal stress protein: MSTEKKILVTLDGSKRSKRTVDYLCSFKPFRDTKVTLFNITTPVPEAYYDLTRDSFSNISVSQIKAWEMGQKTIMTEFLKEARQKMIAAGYKPDNIGMKLVSRSKGVARGVLDEIKNNEYHSLVIRRRGNANSMLGVTMGGVAAKLVEKASSIPLIIAGTHEIKHYLCIAVDGSPGSKHAIQYTADMMAKTICRILLCAIMRTTVTDSVPEGKDPFVDMSLQAKRTLDEALAEAKQILTQAGIPEDRIETRLIQGAQSRAGALLDKARAAKCDTIVMGRKGVSDVENFDLGRIPRKIIYASRKFTIWLIP; the protein is encoded by the coding sequence ATGTCAACCGAAAAAAAAATATTAGTCACCCTTGACGGCTCAAAACGTTCGAAAAGGACCGTTGACTATCTATGCAGCTTCAAACCGTTTAGGGACACAAAAGTAACCTTATTTAATATAACAACCCCCGTGCCTGAAGCTTATTATGACCTGACCCGGGATTCCTTCAGCAATATTTCCGTATCCCAGATAAAGGCCTGGGAAATGGGACAAAAAACAATAATGACCGAATTTCTCAAAGAGGCACGCCAAAAAATGATCGCTGCCGGCTATAAGCCGGACAATATCGGAATGAAGCTTGTCAGCCGGTCAAAGGGGGTTGCCCGGGGCGTTCTGGACGAGATCAAAAACAATGAATACCACAGCCTTGTCATACGCAGAAGGGGAAATGCAAATTCCATGCTCGGCGTAACCATGGGTGGTGTAGCTGCCAAACTGGTGGAAAAAGCAAGCTCTATTCCATTGATCATTGCCGGAACCCATGAAATCAAGCATTACCTGTGCATCGCGGTTGACGGTTCACCAGGATCCAAGCACGCTATCCAGTACACAGCCGATATGATGGCAAAAACAATCTGCCGTATTCTTCTTTGCGCGATCATGCGCACCACAGTGACAGATTCAGTGCCTGAAGGAAAGGACCCCTTTGTAGACATGTCTCTTCAAGCCAAACGTACACTTGATGAAGCCCTGGCAGAGGCAAAGCAAATCCTGACCCAGGCAGGAATACCGGAAGACCGGATCGAAACCCGTCTTATCCAGGGTGCCCAGAGCCGGGCAGGCGCTCTTCTGGACAAGGCCAGGGCTGCAAAATGCGACACCATTGTCATGGGCCGCAAGGGGGTATCGGACGTTGAAAATTTTGATCTGGGACGAATCCCCAGAAAAATCATTTACGCGTCCAGAAAATTCACGATCTGGTTGATTCCATGA
- the msrB gene encoding peptide-methionine (R)-S-oxide reductase MsrB, which translates to MNQLKTATFAGGCFWCMASAFDNKPGIGQVVSGYMGGHVDNPRYEHVCTGGTGHAEVIQVLFDPNHITYKNLLKIYFSQINPTDEGGSFMDRGSQYRSAIFYHSEEQKQLALDAIQQIDDAKIFDKPVVTQVQEAVEFFPAEEYHQDYHKKNPTQYKYYSLGSGRRSFVNRVWDEKSQKVFDRTMPEQKCTLTQTQPETPIIPNDDALKKQLTPLQYKVTRENATEPPFKNEFWNNKQEGIYVDVISGTPLFSSKDKFDSGCGWPSFTRPIKEKRIVEKQDNALFMQRTEVRSKTSDAHLGHVFDDGPDPSGLRYCINSAALKFIPRQELKQHGYEDLEKLFSQGAAQK; encoded by the coding sequence ATGAATCAGCTAAAGACAGCAACCTTTGCCGGCGGATGTTTCTGGTGCATGGCTTCAGCATTTGATAACAAGCCGGGAATTGGACAGGTGGTTTCGGGATATATGGGGGGACATGTGGACAATCCCCGGTACGAACATGTATGCACGGGCGGCACAGGCCATGCCGAAGTGATCCAGGTGCTCTTTGATCCCAATCACATTACATATAAAAACCTTTTAAAAATATACTTCAGTCAGATTAACCCCACGGATGAAGGCGGATCTTTTATGGACCGCGGCAGTCAGTACCGGTCTGCCATTTTCTACCATAGCGAAGAACAAAAACAACTGGCCCTCGACGCAATCCAACAGATTGATGACGCAAAGATATTTGACAAGCCCGTTGTCACTCAGGTTCAGGAGGCGGTTGAATTTTTCCCCGCCGAAGAATACCACCAGGATTACCACAAAAAAAATCCCACCCAGTACAAATATTACAGCCTCGGGTCAGGCCGACGGTCTTTCGTCAACCGGGTGTGGGATGAAAAAAGCCAGAAAGTTTTTGACCGGACCATGCCGGAGCAAAAGTGCACATTGACACAAACACAACCGGAGACACCCATCATTCCCAATGATGACGCATTGAAAAAACAACTTACGCCTTTGCAGTACAAGGTTACCCGTGAAAACGCCACAGAACCACCCTTTAAAAATGAGTTCTGGAACAACAAGCAAGAAGGTATTTACGTGGATGTGATCTCGGGAACGCCTTTGTTCTCATCAAAGGATAAATTTGATTCCGGCTGCGGGTGGCCCAGCTTTACCCGGCCCATCAAAGAGAAGCGGATTGTTGAAAAACAGGATAACGCCCTTTTCATGCAACGCACGGAAGTCAGAAGTAAAACGTCGGATGCCCATTTAGGCCACGTGTTTGACGATGGCCCAGATCCCTCCGGCTTGAGGTACTGCATTAATTCGGCTGCGCTGAAATTTATTCCCAGACAGGAACTCAAGCAGCATGGATACGAGGATTTGGAGAAACTGTTTTCGCAGGGTGCAGCTCAAAAATAA
- a CDS encoding PEP-CTERM sorting domain-containing protein, with translation MDSGLDETFNVFNPFTLIGEKDVNLDFGATTSFGPVAITNSGALTPTDLNQFVGSGDFGYDFNTAILTSISGGGGNFSTDIETMAGASLTVVYDYDVAGPTSVVPEPATLLFGLSLMGLAHRCRRKNA, from the coding sequence TTGGATTCAGGACTTGATGAGACTTTCAATGTTTTTAATCCCTTTACTTTAATCGGGGAGAAAGACGTTAATTTAGATTTCGGTGCAACAACATCCTTTGGTCCGGTTGCCATAACCAACAGTGGAGCCTTGACTCCCACCGATTTAAACCAATTTGTTGGTTCGGGTGATTTCGGGTATGATTTCAACACAGCCATTTTGACCTCAATTTCAGGTGGCGGCGGGAATTTTTCTACTGACATCGAAACTATGGCCGGTGCAAGCCTGACTGTGGTTTATGACTATGATGTAGCAGGACCCACCTCCGTCGTTCCGGAACCGGCTACACTCCTGTTCGGCCTGAGTCTTATGGGACTTGCCCACAGATGTCGGCGTAAGAATGCTTAA